From the genome of Homalodisca vitripennis isolate AUS2020 chromosome 8, UT_GWSS_2.1, whole genome shotgun sequence, one region includes:
- the LOC124368274 gene encoding uncharacterized protein LOC124368274, with translation MFRTLASPLLEYYSVVWSPYQHGHIKQLQSVQRHFVRFLGYRSGMRYFDVSVDELSVAYGLRSLECRRRVADISFLSRLINCQINCSSLLEMIRFRIPTGPRQQHLFELSHAARNYLRHSPIPRLMRLGNDICSSVDFFSTSLRAIKRIAADSSPDLH, from the coding sequence ATGTTCAGGACACTTGCTAGCCCGCTGCTGGAGTATTATTCTGTGGTCTGGTCCCCATACCAACATGGACATATCAAACAGCTCCAGTCAGTGCAGAGACACTTTGTGCGATTTCTAGGATACCGCTCTGGTATGAGATACTTTGACGTCTCAGTGGACGAGCTGTCGGTTGCGTATGGTCTTCGGAGTCTGGAGTGCAGACGAAGAGTTGCTGATATCTCCTTCCTGTCCAGGCTCATAAACTGCCAGATCAATTGCTCCAGCCTACTTGAGATGATCCGGTTCCGCATCCCTACAGGGCCAAGGCAGCAGCATTTGTTCGAGCTGAGTCATGCCGCCAGGAACTACCTCCGACATAGCCCCATCCCACGATTGATGCGACTTGGCAACGACATTTGCTCGTCTGTGGATTTTTTCTCCACATCCCTTCGAGCCATCAAACGCATTGCTGCGGACTCCAGCCCAGACCTGCATTAG